The nucleotide window CCTGCTAACCGCGCGAATGCGCCTACAAAAAGTTGAGGAAAATGGGGGGTTGGGGGTCCGGGGGAAGGGGAGGGAAAAACCTTTTCAAAGGGTTTTCCCTCCCCTTCCCCCGGCTGCCGGAGGCATCCCTATCCCTGCTTGGGTTTCCGTCCGTCTTGATGTATCGTGTCCGGCGACAGAAACGACAACACGAGCCGGAGATCCAATGCCCGCGAATATACTGGTCCTTGACGACGAGAAAAACTACCTGCTCATCCTGGAGTCCATCCTGGAGGACGAGGGCTACAACGTGACCGCCCTGTCCGACCCGGAAATGGGGCTGGCCTACCTCGAAGACTCCGAGGTGGACGTTGTCCTGACCGACATGAAAATGCCGAATCTCACCGGCCAGGACGTGCTGGAGCATTGCAAGAAGAATTACCCGCACATCCCTGTGCTGATCATGACCGCCTTCGGGTCCATCGAAGCAGCGGTGGAGGCCATGCGCATAGGGGCGTTCGACTACATCACCAAGCCCTTCGCCAACGAGGAGCTGCTCCTGTCCGTGAACAAGGCCGAGCAGTACGCCGCCACCCAGCAGGAGAACATCCGCCTCAAGCGCGAGATTCGCGACCGCTACTCCAAGGACAACATCATTGCCCGGGGCAAGGGCATGCAGCAGGTCATGGACATGGTGGACCGGGCCGCGCCGAGCAAATCCACGGTCCTCATCCTGGGCGAGTCCGGCACCGGCAAGGAGCTTGTCGCCCGCGCCATCCACACTTCCTCGCCCCGCCGCGAGGGGCCGTTCATCACGGTCAACTGCATGGCGCTCAACCCCGGCGTGCTGGAATCCGAGTTGTTCGGCCATGAAAAGGGCTCCTTCACAGGGGCCACGGCCATGCGCAAGGGCCGC belongs to Pseudodesulfovibrio portus and includes:
- a CDS encoding sigma-54-dependent transcriptional regulator, coding for MPANILVLDDEKNYLLILESILEDEGYNVTALSDPEMGLAYLEDSEVDVVLTDMKMPNLTGQDVLEHCKKNYPHIPVLIMTAFGSIEAAVEAMRIGAFDYITKPFANEELLLSVNKAEQYAATQQENIRLKREIRDRYSKDNIIARGKGMQQVMDMVDRAAPSKSTVLILGESGTGKELVARAIHTSSPRREGPFITVNCMALNPGVLESELFGHEKGSFTGATAMRKGRFEQANKGTLFLDEIGELTPELQVKLLRVLQEHQIERVGGAETFDVDIRIVAATNKNLQEAVGKGEFREDLFYRLNVVSIFMPPLRERREDIPLLAAHFLEKYTKENQVEIKGFSSGAMDYMSAFEWPGNVRQLENVVERCTVLARSDTIHADDLPPEIKDEESQFKSAVDLLPTKLNLADTMDKIEGALVKRALVKTDFVQVKAAEMLGLSKSNLQYKLKKYGLKAK